The following proteins are co-located in the Silene latifolia isolate original U9 population chromosome 1, ASM4854445v1, whole genome shotgun sequence genome:
- the LOC141600605 gene encoding non-specific lipid transfer protein GPI-anchored 15-like isoform X1, translating into MKMIKFGIVLVAICSMYSMTLGQSGISSSCTNVLVTLSPCLNYITGNSTSPSTSCCTQLGTVVKSSPECLCEVVNSGGGSMAAGLNINQTQALYLPNACNVKTPPLTSCSKASVSSPSQSPVGTSPTTTTPSSVSTGGSKTTPTTQGDSSDASMSKLPYFALIMALLFVASHSLTTFTSV; encoded by the exons atgaaaatgattaagtTTGGTATAGTATTAGTAGCAATATGCTCAATGTATTCTATGACATTGGGTCAATCAGGCATAAGTAGTAGTTGCACTAACGTCTTGGTAACGTTATCGCCTTGCTTAAACTACATTACCGGAAACTCGACATCACCGTCGACAAGCTGCTGCACGCAGCTAGGAACGGTGGTAAAGAGCTCGCCGGAGTGTTTGTGTGAGGTGGTTAATAGTGGCGGTGGTAGTATGGCAGCTGGATTGAATATTAACCAAACTCAAGCGTTGTATCTTCCTAATGCTTGTAATGTTAAGACTCCTCCTCTTACCAGTTGTAGCAAAg CTTCTGTATCTTCTCCATCACAATCTCCAGTGGGAACTTCTCCGACTACTACAACACCATCATCGGTTTCAA CAGGTGGGTCTAAGACAACACCAACAACTCAAGGAGACTCGTCGGACGCAAGCATGTCAAAGTTGCCTTATTTTGCTCTTATAATGGCATTGTTATTCGTCGCATCTCATTCTCTAACGACTTTCACTTCCGTGTGA
- the LOC141600605 gene encoding non-specific lipid transfer protein GPI-anchored 15-like isoform X2 produces the protein MKMIKFGIVLVAICSMYSMTLGQSGISSSCTNVLVTLSPCLNYITGNSTSPSTSCCTQLGTVVKSSPECLCEVVNSGGGSMAAGLNINQTQALYLPNACNVKTPPLTSCSKASVSSPSQSPVGTSPTTTTPSSVSSGSKTTPTTQGDSSDASMSKLPYFALIMALLFVASHSLTTFTSV, from the exons atgaaaatgattaagtTTGGTATAGTATTAGTAGCAATATGCTCAATGTATTCTATGACATTGGGTCAATCAGGCATAAGTAGTAGTTGCACTAACGTCTTGGTAACGTTATCGCCTTGCTTAAACTACATTACCGGAAACTCGACATCACCGTCGACAAGCTGCTGCACGCAGCTAGGAACGGTGGTAAAGAGCTCGCCGGAGTGTTTGTGTGAGGTGGTTAATAGTGGCGGTGGTAGTATGGCAGCTGGATTGAATATTAACCAAACTCAAGCGTTGTATCTTCCTAATGCTTGTAATGTTAAGACTCCTCCTCTTACCAGTTGTAGCAAAg CTTCTGTATCTTCTCCATCACAATCTCCAGTGGGAACTTCTCCGACTACTACAACACCATCATCGGTTTCAA GTGGGTCTAAGACAACACCAACAACTCAAGGAGACTCGTCGGACGCAAGCATGTCAAAGTTGCCTTATTTTGCTCTTATAATGGCATTGTTATTCGTCGCATCTCATTCTCTAACGACTTTCACTTCCGTGTGA